A segment of the Streptomyces diastaticus subsp. diastaticus genome:
AGCAGCAGGGCCAGCAGGTAGCCGGCGGCCTGCCCGGGCAGCGCCACGTCGAACACGGTCCGCCCGGCCACGATCACCAGCACCGCGGAGACCAGGGAGGCCCCGCCGTGCAGACCCATCTGCGCGCCGAGCACCGCCTGCGGGCGGACCGGGGTGACCGACATCCGGCGCAGGATGCCGCGTTCGCGGTAGCCGGTGATCACCGGGGGCATCGCCTGGAGCCCGGCCATGATCATCGCGAGCACCACGGAGACCGGCACGTACAGCTCGATGATCCGCTGCCCGCCGTTGGCCGGGTCGGGTTCGCGGAAGCCCGGGATGGCGCCGAGGATCGCGAGGAGCAGGACGGGGAAGCCGAGGATCCAGAAGAGGCTGCCCGGTTCGCGCAGGAACAGCCGGGTCTCGGTGCGCAGCACGGCTCGGCCGGGCGACGCCTTGCGGGCGGGGGCGGCGGCGCTGCTCATGCGGCTTCTCCTGTCAGGTCGAGGAAGGCGTCGTCGAGGGTGGCCTCGACGATCCGCAGCCGGTGCGGGGTGGTGCCGGTGCGGGCGAGGAGGGCGAGCAGGCCCGTCACCGTCTCGTCGGTGCCGGTGAGGGTGAGCGCCCCGTCGCGCTCCTCCCGGGAGGCGAGCCCCGGCAGCGCGGCGAGGTCGGCGGCGTCCAGCGGCGCGGAGGGCGTGAAGGAGACGACGACGGCTCCGGCCGCGCGGCTGACCAGCCCGGCCGGGGTGTCGAGGGCGGCG
Coding sequences within it:
- a CDS encoding ABC transporter permease, producing the protein MSSAAAPARKASPGRAVLRTETRLFLREPGSLFWILGFPVLLLAILGAIPGFREPDPANGGQRIIELYVPVSVVLAMIMAGLQAMPPVITGYRERGILRRMSVTPVRPQAVLGAQMGLHGGASLVSAVLVIVAGRTVFDVALPGQAAGYLLALLLAIVCALALGAFISAVAPTTKIATAIGSVVFFPSMFTAGVWLPIQAMPDVLARIVSFTPFGAAVQALDQAAAGDWPSWSHLAVAALWGAALSLGAIRWFRWE